In the genome of Saprospira sp. CCB-QB6, one region contains:
- a CDS encoding YihY/virulence factor BrkB family protein — protein MLRIFRNFFRLYLRPVYLVIKATIDSYGQDRVQRMGAALAYYTIFSLPAILIIIIGLVGFFLGEAAVEGRIYDTIVEFVGEAAAEQIQNAVKNIGSPSTNWLATILGLGFLIFLSTHIFYALQEALNTIFGVREVARKMQILQMIINRILSFGMILSIGGLLVLSILLNGLILGLSTYIKGHQAWVASHLPDQLAPAVSYFTSNFLVFINLGVSILIIAIFFMLMYKILPAARLRWRYIWWGSIFSAILFWLGQLLMGYYLSHTSIVSAYGATGSLIIILLWVYYSAQLIFIGAEFIKAICEYRGVIIQPKAYAKKMQKERQWVKKSRRKDDKGRVIELYESPLPNELI, from the coding sequence ATGTTACGCATTTTTAGAAATTTTTTCCGCCTTTACTTACGTCCCGTCTATTTGGTTATTAAGGCAACCATAGATAGTTATGGACAAGACCGCGTGCAGCGGATGGGAGCCGCCTTAGCCTATTATACTATTTTTTCGCTACCGGCCATTTTGATTATCATCATTGGCTTGGTGGGCTTCTTTTTAGGCGAAGCGGCTGTAGAAGGCCGAATTTACGATACTATTGTAGAGTTTGTGGGCGAGGCCGCCGCAGAACAGATTCAAAATGCCGTAAAGAATATTGGAAGTCCGAGCACAAACTGGTTAGCCACCATCCTGGGTTTGGGTTTTCTAATTTTTCTTTCTACCCATATTTTCTACGCGCTACAGGAGGCCCTCAATACCATTTTTGGGGTTCGAGAAGTTGCCCGAAAGATGCAAATTTTGCAAATGATTATTAACCGCATCTTGTCTTTTGGGATGATTCTCAGCATTGGCGGTTTATTGGTCCTTTCTATCTTGCTCAATGGACTTATTTTAGGCCTAAGCACTTATATTAAGGGACATCAAGCTTGGGTGGCTAGCCATCTGCCCGATCAGCTGGCCCCTGCGGTAAGCTATTTTACGTCTAACTTTTTGGTCTTTATCAACCTAGGCGTCTCTATTCTTATCATTGCCATTTTCTTTATGCTGATGTATAAGATTTTGCCCGCCGCCCGCCTTCGCTGGCGCTATATCTGGTGGGGCTCTATTTTCTCGGCCATTCTCTTTTGGTTGGGCCAATTGCTAATGGGCTACTACCTCAGTCACACGAGTATTGTGAGCGCCTATGGAGCCACAGGCTCGCTAATTATTATTTTGCTCTGGGTGTATTATTCGGCGCAACTAATTTTTATTGGAGCCGAATTTATCAAGGCCATCTGCGAGTATAGAGGCGTGATTATCCAACCCAAAGCCTACGCAAAGAAAATGCAGAAAGAACGCCAATGGGTGAAGAAAAGCCGCCGAAAAGATGATAAAGGAAGAGTGATCGAACTCTATGAAAGTCCCCTGCCCAATGAATTGATCTAA
- a CDS encoding MarR family winged helix-turn-helix transcriptional regulator, which yields MKKYDQLIRLLPYLAAFEEEGRNENWTAKDFAYWILEQDIITDDMVELEPAMPLQGNLAAQITQLVTLNYKYLRFYLKKKFKEEPVSTIDEFGFLATLLVEGSMQKKQLIDRNTMEFSSGMEIIRRLKRGQFISSRPDPSDGRAKLVSLTPQGNALIMQLLPQMGLLGQLAIAPLTPKEQKQLHYLLQKLNVYHNPIFYQAHEEDMQTILAEKLGK from the coding sequence ATGAAGAAATACGATCAGTTGATTCGGTTGCTGCCTTATTTGGCCGCTTTCGAAGAGGAGGGGAGAAATGAAAATTGGACGGCCAAGGATTTTGCGTATTGGATTTTAGAGCAGGATATCATCACCGATGATATGGTCGAATTAGAACCTGCTATGCCTTTACAGGGCAATTTGGCTGCACAGATTACGCAGTTGGTTACCCTCAATTATAAATATCTTCGCTTTTACCTCAAGAAGAAATTTAAAGAGGAGCCGGTTTCTACAATTGACGAGTTTGGCTTTTTGGCCACTTTATTAGTGGAGGGAAGCATGCAAAAAAAACAGTTAATTGATCGAAATACCATGGAGTTTAGCTCGGGTATGGAGATTATCCGCCGCCTAAAACGCGGACAGTTTATCAGCAGCCGACCCGATCCCAGCGATGGGCGAGCCAAATTGGTCTCCCTCACGCCCCAAGGAAATGCCCTCATTATGCAGTTGCTCCCACAAATGGGCCTGCTGGGCCAGCTGGCCATCGCCCCACTAACGCCCAAGGAGCAAAAACAACTGCACTATTTATTGCAAAAACTCAATGTCTATCACAATCCCATCTTCTATCAAGCCCATGAAGAGGATATGCAAACGATTTTAGCCGAGAAGTTAGGGAAGTAG
- the rplU gene encoding 50S ribosomal protein L21, giving the protein MVSHQALFFWAKISFFLKRVLFLPAAERQVCNIINYSFFTHPGKMYAIVEIKGQQFKVSEGQEIFVHRLDAKEGDQVTFDKVLLLAKDDTYQVGQPTVEAKVNTTVLEHLKGDKVIVFKKKRRKGYRKKNGHRQSFTKIKIDSIA; this is encoded by the coding sequence ATGGTTAGCCATCAGGCTTTATTTTTTTGGGCCAAAATTTCTTTCTTTCTCAAAAGAGTTTTATTTTTGCCCGCTGCCGAAAGGCAAGTATGCAATATTATTAATTATTCATTTTTCACTCATCCAGGTAAGATGTACGCAATCGTAGAAATTAAAGGACAACAGTTTAAGGTGAGCGAGGGTCAGGAGATCTTTGTTCATCGTCTGGATGCTAAAGAGGGTGATCAAGTTACTTTTGACAAAGTACTCCTCCTAGCAAAAGACGACACTTACCAAGTTGGTCAGCCTACCGTAGAGGCTAAAGTTAACACCACTGTATTAGAGCACCTAAAAGGTGACAAGGTAATCGTTTTCAAAAAGAAGCGTCGTAAGGGCTATCGCAAGAAAAACGGTCACCGTCAGTCTTTCACAAAAATTAAGATTGACAGCATTGCATAG
- the rpmA gene encoding 50S ribosomal protein L27: protein MAHKKGVGSTDNGRDSNSKRLGVKKYGGQLVRSGNIIVRQRGTKFHPGENMGKGRDFTLFALCDGIVEFKKGYKNRTFVNIIPAEVEVVS from the coding sequence ATGGCACACAAGAAAGGTGTAGGTAGTACGGACAACGGACGGGATAGTAATAGTAAACGACTCGGTGTAAAGAAATACGGCGGTCAACTCGTTCGCTCTGGAAACATTATCGTTCGTCAGCGTGGTACAAAATTCCACCCCGGCGAAAATATGGGTAAAGGTAGAGACTTTACTCTTTTTGCTCTCTGCGACGGTATCGTAGAATTCAAGAAAGGCTATAAAAATCGCACTTTCGTGAATATCATCCCTGCAGAAGTAGAGGTAGTTTCTTAG
- a CDS encoding MbnP family protein — MRYLSAFLILALMGWAASCKKEPVNPSTEEKNLRLNFKAQFDGQALPMFTDVLAPNGESFQLQTLNFFLSYVEIQKENGDWVTIDSSAYLNFSNLVDAAAAEAGVDLNYSLAEAGNFTAIRFGLGVAPDLNAMDPADFSSATALGDAGNYWTAWDSYIFTRTEGKIDSLPNAAGGEISFLYHSGVDGMYQQKSFSKAFNLDQDVDLNFSIDIKEVFYKAGQEIPIAANNVSHSGDSSTADYAIVKTIITNMGQALELQ; from the coding sequence ATGCGTTATTTATCAGCATTTTTAATTTTGGCCCTAATGGGTTGGGCGGCATCTTGCAAAAAGGAGCCTGTGAATCCATCGACAGAGGAGAAAAACTTGAGATTAAACTTTAAGGCGCAGTTTGATGGGCAAGCTTTGCCGATGTTTACGGATGTGCTGGCGCCCAATGGGGAGAGTTTTCAGTTACAGACCTTGAATTTCTTTCTTTCTTATGTTGAAATTCAGAAAGAAAATGGGGATTGGGTTACAATTGACAGCTCGGCTTACCTTAACTTTAGTAATCTGGTGGATGCTGCGGCGGCTGAAGCTGGGGTTGATTTGAATTATTCTTTGGCGGAGGCGGGAAATTTCACGGCAATCCGCTTTGGCTTGGGGGTTGCGCCTGATTTGAATGCTATGGATCCAGCTGATTTTAGTAGTGCGACGGCTTTGGGGGATGCGGGAAATTATTGGACAGCTTGGGACAGCTATATTTTTACGCGGACCGAGGGAAAAATTGATAGCTTGCCCAATGCTGCGGGGGGAGAAATTAGCTTTTTGTATCATTCTGGGGTAGATGGCATGTATCAGCAGAAGAGTTTTAGTAAAGCGTTCAATTTGGATCAGGATGTTGATTTGAACTTTAGTATTGATATAAAAGAGGTATTTTACAAAGCTGGGCAAGAGATTCCGATTGCAGCGAATAATGTCAGTCACTCTGGTGATTCTAGCACAGCCGATTATGCCATTGTAAAAACCATTATTACGAATATGGGCCAAGCCCTAGAATTGCAATAA
- a CDS encoding LysM peptidoglycan-binding domain-containing protein, producing MIARHTFSQEDIAGRLANIRRYEPVLDYYGQQLKVEAALLKAIVAVESSGNARAGAGRYSGAKGLMQITRQTWMATIQQFPDLRYRNTKLSEYLDRDKNDVWADASLNTLIGTLALILKARSLSRMTGLAISANDPKDAPMLLTAYNAGEYTVMKAFERAKAGGSKDPQMDFLDQPHLQGAIKDVVERFNLSWDTAAKFKEISQYAAKVFSFLDVFRGNTSSTNNTGTNNNSAPQEEDPKPTPTPTPQPTVKYYTVVSGDTGYGIARKLGISFSKLSAANPGVNWARLSLGQKLQVGEGQPQPEQPVRPEPPKTPKIYTVQRGDSLGILSRKFNVSIAQIKALNKDQLQRWGTVEGFFVGAKIKLPQ from the coding sequence ATGATTGCTCGACACACATTTAGCCAAGAAGATATAGCTGGCCGTTTAGCCAATATTCGGCGTTATGAGCCTGTATTAGATTATTATGGGCAGCAGCTCAAGGTAGAGGCGGCTTTGCTCAAGGCCATTGTGGCGGTGGAGTCTTCGGGCAATGCTCGAGCAGGAGCGGGGCGCTATAGTGGGGCCAAGGGGTTGATGCAGATTACGCGGCAGACTTGGATGGCGACCATTCAGCAGTTTCCAGATTTGCGTTATCGGAATACTAAATTGAGTGAGTATTTGGACCGAGATAAAAATGATGTTTGGGCCGATGCTTCTTTAAATACCTTGATTGGAACTTTGGCTTTGATCTTAAAGGCGCGGAGTTTGAGCCGGATGACGGGCCTGGCCATTTCGGCCAATGACCCCAAGGATGCACCTATGTTGCTCACGGCTTATAATGCTGGAGAGTACACGGTTATGAAAGCATTTGAACGGGCCAAAGCGGGGGGGAGTAAAGACCCACAGATGGATTTTTTGGATCAGCCGCATTTGCAGGGCGCCATTAAGGATGTGGTAGAGCGCTTTAATTTGAGCTGGGATACGGCGGCCAAGTTTAAAGAAATTAGCCAATATGCGGCCAAGGTATTTAGCTTTTTGGATGTTTTTCGGGGAAATACTAGTTCCACAAATAATACGGGAACAAACAACAACAGCGCGCCTCAAGAAGAAGATCCAAAGCCTACACCTACGCCAACGCCACAGCCAACTGTAAAATACTATACCGTCGTTTCGGGAGATACGGGCTACGGCATTGCTCGAAAGTTGGGTATTTCTTTCAGCAAATTATCGGCGGCGAATCCAGGGGTAAATTGGGCTCGTTTGTCTTTGGGTCAAAAGTTACAAGTAGGAGAGGGGCAGCCTCAGCCAGAGCAGCCAGTTCGGCCAGAGCCGCCCAAAACGCCTAAAATTTATACCGTTCAGCGAGGAGATAGTTTGGGCATTTTGTCGCGCAAATTTAATGTGAGTATAGCGCAAATTAAGGCCTTGAATAAAGATCAATTGCAGCGTTGGGGAACTGTAGAAGGCTTCTTTGTGGGAGCCAAAATTAAGTTGCCACAGTAA
- a CDS encoding tetratricopeptide repeat protein: MSFAEKRAALEQLFEQQEFEALVDQAAPLIFEYEDETDVDFFLLLAKAAKASQNTDDYEYFLFKAKEKAPQNTAVLLQLAEQEVLTGSKFTAKEYLQQILDIDSAHAKAHSYLGDILLAQLDYDTALVHYQKAMEGKNLAQNEQEQIAVAVVDLYQKSKSTAEALAFLEEYFPKEKFQANIEKLRLGLYQTDSAYKEQLKESLALLHQHLPTEVIYILNLAAIEPDHQAAIALYDKAMALALTEKEKTTVLKKRAYRLVQAEEWNKAVADYDALIDQEEQPLYFEMRAEAKEQLKDLKGALQDYSQALKLDGAASRLLKARGLLFAKAKQYDRAAADLTAAIKVTGSMGMAELYYHLGVVYNKNSDRNNSVKMLIKADQYGYAKAGQYLQEKYPEQLKKVRENSSEKIRAKYEAEFVRNAKSPILQQAFGRLWAPNMAKFIEASEKELLELPAFLSKQVLDNMSKELLIITAEGLLFFENGAEVPLEAYYSVEVESEHAILLEVQPVKGGSSASMRISFFEGELLLHYPVLEIDSAAKYYYPVEQPSADQLEKLNNKALALNYMPAIEAAIAEINT; encoded by the coding sequence ATGAGTTTTGCAGAAAAAAGGGCTGCTTTAGAGCAACTATTTGAGCAGCAAGAATTTGAGGCCTTAGTAGATCAGGCGGCTCCCTTAATTTTTGAGTATGAGGACGAGACGGATGTCGACTTCTTTTTACTATTGGCTAAGGCGGCCAAGGCGAGTCAGAATACTGATGACTATGAATATTTTTTATTCAAGGCCAAAGAAAAAGCGCCTCAGAATACGGCTGTTTTGCTTCAGTTGGCTGAGCAGGAGGTTTTGACGGGCAGTAAATTTACGGCCAAAGAGTATCTTCAGCAGATTTTGGACATAGATTCGGCCCATGCCAAGGCGCATTCTTATTTGGGTGATATTTTGTTGGCGCAGTTAGATTATGATACTGCTTTAGTGCATTATCAGAAAGCGATGGAGGGCAAGAATTTGGCTCAGAATGAGCAAGAGCAAATTGCTGTAGCGGTGGTTGACCTCTATCAGAAGTCTAAATCGACAGCGGAAGCTTTAGCTTTTTTGGAGGAGTATTTTCCGAAGGAAAAGTTTCAGGCAAACATTGAGAAGCTTCGTTTAGGACTATACCAAACAGATTCGGCTTACAAAGAGCAGCTCAAGGAGAGTTTGGCACTTTTGCATCAGCATTTGCCAACGGAGGTCATTTACATCTTGAACTTAGCGGCTATAGAGCCGGATCATCAGGCGGCTATTGCGCTATATGACAAAGCGATGGCTTTAGCGTTGACTGAAAAAGAGAAAACGACCGTTTTAAAGAAGCGGGCTTATCGTTTGGTGCAGGCTGAGGAATGGAATAAAGCGGTAGCTGATTATGATGCTTTAATTGATCAGGAAGAGCAGCCTTTATATTTTGAGATGCGAGCAGAGGCCAAGGAGCAATTGAAGGATCTCAAAGGGGCTTTACAGGATTACAGTCAGGCCTTAAAGTTGGATGGTGCAGCTAGTCGCTTGCTTAAAGCGAGAGGATTATTATTTGCCAAAGCCAAGCAATATGATCGAGCTGCGGCGGATTTGACGGCAGCGATTAAAGTTACTGGTAGCATGGGAATGGCTGAGCTCTACTATCATTTGGGCGTAGTCTACAATAAAAACAGTGATCGCAATAATTCTGTAAAAATGCTCATCAAGGCGGATCAGTATGGATATGCTAAGGCGGGGCAGTATTTGCAAGAAAAGTATCCGGAGCAATTAAAGAAAGTGCGGGAAAACAGCAGTGAAAAAATCAGAGCTAAATATGAGGCCGAATTTGTGCGCAATGCCAAATCGCCTATTTTGCAGCAAGCATTTGGTCGGCTTTGGGCGCCCAATATGGCTAAGTTCATAGAGGCCTCTGAAAAAGAGTTATTAGAATTGCCTGCATTTTTGAGTAAGCAAGTATTAGACAACATGTCTAAGGAATTGCTTATCATTACTGCAGAGGGTTTACTCTTTTTTGAAAATGGTGCTGAAGTTCCCTTAGAGGCTTATTACAGTGTAGAGGTAGAGTCAGAGCATGCTATTTTGTTAGAGGTCCAGCCCGTAAAGGGAGGCAGTTCGGCCAGTATGCGTATTTCTTTCTTTGAGGGAGAGTTACTTTTGCACTATCCTGTTTTGGAGATCGATTCGGCGGCGAAGTACTACTATCCAGTAGAGCAGCCTTCAGCGGATCAATTAGAGAAATTGAATAACAAGGCTTTGGCCTTAAACTATATGCCGGCCATCGAGGCCGCTATTGCCGAAATAAATACCTAA
- a CDS encoding geranylgeranylglyceryl/heptaprenylglyceryl phosphate synthase — translation MLKGLANFPLYQNLLAAKAQKQKGFALLVDPDKLKTKELNETIERAVWAGVDYFFVGGSLLLNDVLEEVVHTLKTQSNIPVFLFPGSLRQISHNADALLLLSLISGRNPDLLIGQHVEAAAYLRKSPLEILPTGYMLIDGGKPTSVSYISNTQPIPANKEDIAICTALAGQLLGLKLIYMDAGSGALHPVSTQMIEAVSSAIELPLIVGGGIRTAEKVAQNIQAGADLVVVGNALEKDPQLMAEMVAACH, via the coding sequence ATGCTAAAAGGATTGGCGAACTTTCCGCTCTACCAAAATTTATTGGCGGCTAAGGCCCAAAAACAAAAGGGCTTTGCCCTATTGGTCGACCCCGATAAACTTAAGACGAAGGAATTGAACGAAACGATTGAACGAGCTGTTTGGGCTGGTGTAGATTATTTCTTTGTGGGCGGTAGCCTACTACTCAACGACGTTTTAGAGGAGGTGGTGCATACACTCAAAACCCAAAGTAATATTCCCGTTTTTCTTTTTCCAGGCTCTCTCCGCCAAATTAGCCATAATGCTGACGCCTTGTTGCTGCTTTCGCTTATCTCTGGCCGCAATCCAGATTTGCTCATTGGCCAACATGTAGAAGCAGCTGCCTATTTGCGCAAAAGCCCACTCGAAATTTTACCCACGGGCTATATGCTTATCGATGGCGGAAAACCCACTTCGGTTTCTTATATTAGTAATACGCAACCCATTCCCGCCAATAAAGAAGATATTGCTATCTGTACCGCCTTAGCTGGCCAATTATTAGGCCTCAAACTGATTTATATGGATGCGGGCTCTGGAGCACTTCATCCCGTTTCTACTCAAATGATAGAGGCGGTGTCTTCCGCTATAGAACTACCCCTAATTGTTGGCGGAGGTATCCGAACAGCCGAAAAAGTGGCCCAAAATATTCAAGCAGGAGCAGATTTGGTCGTGGTGGGCAATGCCCTAGAAAAAGACCCACAACTGATGGCCGAAATGGTGGCCGCCTGCCACTAA
- a CDS encoding cytochrome-c peroxidase has translation MFKKSLLYLSLGLGSLLLLETACDPKPEDIGPISPTVGSLDSIPYNPVAYDYPEINGLPAMEEPSDNRATEAGVKLGRYLFYEKALSIDHSISCSSCHQQDKAFTDGSAVGIGVGGALGTRNSMSLINVGYNWKQNSQHNFNWDGKFASLEEQVLSPVEHPLEMMNNWEEVMQRLKAHEHYPRMFRQAFGIDHIDEMTKELAGKALAQFLRTLNSADSEYDRDEWVPFEYMSEAAQRGKLLFLGDALGSASTKDAECAHCHSFTRDAAIFARNSFSNNAIDSVNSFTEFNDNGLGGITGSVVDNGRFREVSLRNVGLTAPYMHDGRFATLEEVLDHYTDHTSAGRGPNVANELSTAPELPHLTSQEKQDLVAFLHALTDTSYVNKAEWADPFLQVDPWAE, from the coding sequence ATGTTTAAGAAATCCCTTCTGTATTTGAGTTTAGGTTTGGGCAGTTTGTTATTATTAGAAACGGCCTGCGATCCCAAGCCTGAGGATATTGGTCCTATTTCGCCAACGGTAGGTAGTTTAGATAGCATTCCCTATAATCCGGTAGCCTATGATTATCCTGAAATCAATGGCTTGCCGGCCATGGAGGAGCCCTCGGATAATCGAGCTACAGAAGCTGGGGTTAAATTGGGTCGTTATTTATTTTATGAAAAGGCCTTATCTATAGACCACAGCATTTCTTGTTCGAGTTGTCATCAGCAAGATAAGGCCTTTACAGATGGGAGTGCGGTAGGCATTGGTGTAGGTGGGGCCTTGGGGACTCGAAATAGCATGTCGCTAATCAATGTGGGTTATAACTGGAAGCAAAACAGCCAGCACAACTTCAACTGGGATGGAAAATTTGCGAGTTTAGAAGAGCAGGTTCTTTCTCCTGTAGAGCATCCATTAGAAATGATGAACAACTGGGAAGAAGTGATGCAGCGGTTGAAGGCGCATGAGCATTATCCGCGCATGTTTCGTCAGGCTTTTGGGATTGACCATATTGATGAAATGACTAAAGAGTTGGCGGGCAAAGCCCTAGCGCAATTTTTGCGGACCTTGAACTCTGCAGACTCGGAATATGACCGAGACGAATGGGTACCTTTTGAGTATATGAGTGAAGCGGCCCAAAGGGGAAAACTGCTCTTTTTGGGAGATGCATTGGGCAGTGCTAGCACCAAAGATGCAGAATGTGCGCATTGCCATAGCTTTACACGAGATGCGGCTATTTTTGCTCGCAATAGCTTTTCCAACAATGCCATTGATTCGGTAAATAGCTTTACTGAGTTTAACGATAATGGTTTGGGAGGAATTACGGGTTCTGTAGTAGACAATGGTCGTTTTAGAGAAGTTAGTTTACGTAATGTGGGCTTAACAGCGCCTTATATGCATGATGGTCGTTTTGCTACCTTAGAAGAAGTTTTGGATCATTACACAGATCACACTTCTGCGGGTCGTGGTCCCAATGTAGCCAATGAACTAAGTACTGCGCCAGAACTCCCTCATTTGACCTCCCAAGAAAAACAAGATCTTGTTGCGTTCTTACATGCCTTGACCGATACGAGCTATGTCAATAAAGCAGAATGGGCAGATCCCTTTTTGCAAGTAGATCCTTGGGCCGAATAA
- a CDS encoding TonB-dependent receptor, whose product MNVLKPYLASGIWVFFFLLQTPIWGQSGLIKGRILDTKNNQPIIGASVGIPSLGLGSISNLEGEYEIANLEPGFYTITVSYLGYESQSRSEIQVTNSRPANIDFFLEEESEAVEEVVVKASPFKQKAESPTSLQTIGTAEIQRNPGGNRDISKVVRILPGVTTTNSFRNDLIIRGGAPNENRFFLDDIEVPNINHYATQGASGGPQGLLNVDLISEVDFFSGAFPANRGNSLSSVFNFRQKNARDDRLGLTASVGATDVSLALEGPLDKGKNHSLLLSARQSYLQFLFDAIGLSFLPTYNDFQFKWQYKLPNKDQFYITGLGALDRFKLNLDANETPEQRYQLENLPVNNQWNYAIGAVYKKFQKNGYFTFVLSRNMLNNDIFKHEDNDESLPRTFDYNSQESENKLRLEHSIRLKGDYKLSYGLGYQYVRYFNRSDLQALVGGSPQLVSYQTELFFHKYAAFGQLSKRFLQDRLNVSVGMRLDGNSYSEQMNNPLEQFSPRLALSYAITPQISFNANAGIFYQLPAYTALGFRSNDGNLANQDRLKFIRNQQLVAGFSYLSESASKISVEAYYKKYDNYPFLLNEQIALANFGAEFGVVGAAPLDDRGEGRSYGLEFLFQQRLYKGFYGILAYTLGKSEFKNPAGDYVVSSWDSRHIVNAALGKTIPIMNQKIRKARNEKRESKGKAALTKSVVNQELQLGLNIRMQTGLPYTPYNDSLSALVQNWDTFKEGLRDYSQLNSERTNLFYGVDFRVDYKWYFPKWSLQLYFDIQNFPSQAASQPRLILEQGDDGNQPITVINEGQPNASYLLRSIDNTSSVTVPSIGVIIQY is encoded by the coding sequence ATGAACGTTCTAAAACCTTATTTAGCCTCAGGGATTTGGGTCTTCTTTTTCCTTTTGCAGACACCTATTTGGGGACAAAGTGGCCTGATTAAAGGGCGTATTTTAGATACCAAGAATAATCAGCCCATTATAGGGGCCAGTGTGGGTATTCCTAGTTTAGGTCTGGGTAGTATCAGTAATTTAGAGGGGGAGTATGAAATTGCCAATCTAGAGCCCGGCTTTTATACGATAACTGTAAGCTATTTGGGTTATGAGAGCCAGAGCCGGTCTGAAATTCAGGTTACGAACTCTCGGCCTGCTAATATCGACTTTTTTTTAGAAGAAGAAAGCGAAGCGGTAGAAGAAGTGGTGGTTAAGGCCTCTCCTTTTAAACAAAAAGCAGAGAGTCCAACCTCTTTACAAACCATAGGAACGGCAGAAATTCAGCGTAATCCTGGGGGAAATCGAGATATTTCTAAGGTAGTTCGGATTTTGCCGGGGGTGACCACCACCAACTCTTTTCGCAACGACCTAATTATCCGCGGGGGCGCACCTAATGAAAACCGCTTTTTTTTGGATGATATTGAGGTACCGAATATTAATCACTATGCGACCCAGGGGGCCTCTGGAGGGCCACAGGGTTTGCTCAATGTGGATTTAATTTCGGAAGTAGATTTTTTTAGCGGGGCTTTTCCAGCCAACCGGGGCAATAGCCTAAGCTCGGTCTTTAATTTTCGTCAAAAGAATGCACGGGACGATCGTTTGGGTCTAACGGCCAGTGTAGGTGCTACGGATGTTTCCTTGGCTTTAGAGGGCCCTTTAGACAAGGGGAAAAACCATAGTCTGTTGCTTTCTGCTCGCCAATCTTATCTACAATTTTTATTTGATGCTATTGGCCTCTCTTTTCTGCCTACTTACAATGATTTTCAGTTCAAGTGGCAGTACAAGCTACCCAATAAGGACCAATTTTATATTACGGGTTTGGGTGCTCTAGACCGCTTTAAGCTCAATCTAGATGCCAATGAAACGCCCGAACAACGCTATCAGTTAGAAAATTTGCCCGTCAATAATCAATGGAATTATGCCATTGGGGCTGTCTACAAAAAGTTTCAGAAGAATGGCTACTTTACATTTGTTCTTAGCCGAAATATGCTCAACAACGATATCTTCAAGCATGAGGATAATGACGAAAGTCTGCCCAGAACCTTTGACTACAATTCTCAAGAAAGCGAGAACAAGCTGCGGCTAGAGCATAGTATCCGCCTAAAAGGCGATTACAAACTAAGTTATGGACTAGGCTATCAATATGTTCGCTACTTTAACCGCAGCGATTTGCAAGCTTTGGTGGGCGGATCACCTCAATTGGTGAGTTATCAGACCGAGCTATTTTTCCATAAGTATGCGGCCTTTGGCCAACTGAGCAAGCGCTTTTTGCAAGACCGCCTCAATGTTTCAGTGGGAATGCGCTTGGATGGCAATAGCTATTCGGAGCAGATGAATAACCCTCTGGAGCAATTTTCGCCTCGTTTGGCCCTCTCTTATGCCATTACGCCTCAAATTAGCTTTAATGCCAATGCGGGTATTTTCTATCAATTGCCGGCTTATACGGCTCTTGGATTTAGAAGCAATGATGGAAATTTGGCCAATCAAGACCGTCTAAAGTTCATCCGCAATCAGCAGTTGGTGGCGGGCTTTAGTTATTTGAGTGAGTCGGCCAGCAAAATTTCGGTAGAGGCTTACTATAAGAAGTATGACAATTATCCCTTTTTGCTCAATGAGCAGATTGCCTTAGCCAATTTTGGGGCAGAGTTTGGCGTCGTGGGGGCCGCCCCTTTAGATGATCGTGGAGAGGGCCGTAGTTATGGACTAGAGTTTTTGTTCCAGCAGCGACTCTACAAAGGGTTTTATGGCATTTTGGCCTATACCTTGGGCAAATCTGAGTTTAAAAATCCAGCTGGCGACTATGTGGTTTCTTCTTGGGATAGCCGCCATATTGTCAATGCGGCTTTGGGCAAAACCATCCCAATCATGAACCAAAAGATCCGCAAGGCGCGCAATGAAAAGCGAGAAAGCAAGGGCAAGGCGGCCCTTACAAAATCAGTGGTTAATCAGGAGCTACAATTGGGTTTGAATATCCGTATGCAGACGGGCTTGCCCTATACGCCTTATAATGACAGCCTATCGGCCTTGGTCCAAAACTGGGATACCTTTAAAGAGGGGCTTAGAGATTATAGCCAGCTCAATAGTGAGCGGACCAATTTATTTTATGGGGTGGATTTCCGTGTAGATTACAAATGGTATTTCCCCAAATGGAGCCTACAGCTCTATTTTGATATCCAAAACTTTCCCTCTCAGGCAGCCAGTCAGCCTCGCCTCATTTTGGAGCAGGGCGACGATGGCAATCAGCCTATTACGGTCATCAATGAAGGGCAGCCCAATGCCTCTTATTTACTTAGAAGCATCGATAATACGAGTTCTGTAACGGTTCCTTCTATAGGAGTGATTATTCAGTACTAA